The Cognaticolwellia beringensis genome segment AAAGAAAATTTCGGTAGTTACAATCGTATTATGTTATCAGCCGTTTTAGCGGGTGATGCCACCATCGATAGCATTATGCAAAAACCCCCTGCATGGTATAAACAGCACAATATTAACTTCTTAAGTGGCAGTGAAGTTACTTATATAGACAACAAAGCTAAGGTCGCGTCATTAGCTTCAAAAGTGCAGATTCATTATGACGAACTCATCATAGCTACAGGATCACGTACCGCTAAAATACCCGCTAAAAATCAAAATATTGCCGGTATATTCAATTTTCGAGATATTGCAGACACAGAAAAAATTCAAGCCTTTGCTAAACAAACCAGTACAAGCGCAAAACAAGCTATTGTGATTGGTGGTGGTTTACTCGGGTTAGAGGCGGCTTACGGTTTAGCGCTTAGTGGTGTGGAAGTAACGTTAGTCCATCGTAATAAATGGCTGCTTAACCGGCAGTTAGATAAAGTTGCAGGCGTTATGCTGCAAAGCATTATGGAACAAAAAAATATTAAGTTTGCTTTAGGTCATGAAGTGGCTGCTTTTGAAAGCATAACTGAGCCTAACGTCGACATGAAATCAGCAGCTAGTTCCGAAATACTATCAGGTGTTACGTTAACTAACGGTGAGTTTATTAGCGCACAAATGGCCGTTATCGCAACGGGCATTACGCCGAACAAAGCATTAGCCGAAACCAGTAATATCGACTTCAATCGTGCCATATTAGTTAACGATTATATGCAAACGAGTGACGCTTCAATTAGTGCTTTAGGTGAGTGTTGTGAACATAAACAAGCCACCTTTGGTTTAGTTGACCCTATTTGGGCACAATGTATTTCGCTGGCTGAACGTTTATGCAACAACGTCCAAAAGCCATTTCAAAACGCACCCGTACCAACCAAATTGAAAGTTTCAGGTGTACAGCTCTTTTCAGCTGGCGATGTTGAAGTGTCAGAGGGTAGCGAATGTTTTACCTTATTGGATAATAAAGCACTTATTTACCGTAAGATCATGGTTAAAAGCGGCAAAATAAGCGGTATTGTTCTATTTGGTGATGTGAGCTCAGGCATGGCTTATTTCGAGTTAATGCAGCAACAAATAATCGTGAATACTATGATGCCAGAGCTACTGATTGGCGATGAATTTGTAACAACTATAGAAGATGAACAAAAAGTCAGTATTGCTTAGCGTTGACTTCGTTCCGTTTGAAAATGGCTACACTCGACTTTTCTTTTCATTAAATAAATAGCTTTATTAAAACTTTTATCAACTAGCACTTTCCTAATGAAAGTTAATATTAGCTAACGTTAGTTAACCTTTGAGAATTTCATGAACGACATTATTTTTACCGATAAACAATCTCCAGCTTCCATAACAGGTCAAACAATCAGTAAAACAAATTGTCCATATTGTGGCGTTGGCTGCGGTATTGAAGCCACGGTCGAAAACAATAAAGTTATTGCTGTAAAAGGTAATGTAGAACACCCTGCTAACTTAGGGCGTTTATGCGTAAAAGGGTCTTCGCTACATGAAACACAAGGTTTGCAAAATCGAATATTACACCCGCGCGTTAAGGGGAAGAACGTAAGTTGGGATAAAGCAACATCAACGATTGCTGACCACTTTAAAGCAACAATAGCGCAATATGGCCCTGACTCCGTCGCCTTTTATTTATCAGGGCAGCTACTTACTGAAGATTATTATGTCGCCAATAAGTTAATGAAAGGCTTTATTGGCTCAGGCAACGTCGATACTAACTCTCGCTTATGTATGGCGTCGGCAACTGCAGCACACAAGCGTGCCTTTGGCGAAGATGTGGTTGCAGGCTGTTACGATGATTTAAGCTCAGCCGAAGCTATTTTTATTATTGGCGCTAACCCAGCGTACGCACATCCTATTGTTTATCAACGCATGATTAAAGCGCGAGAAGAAAACCCCGCCCGTAAAATAGTAGTGATTGACCCTCGCAGAACCGCGTCAGCGAAAGATGCTGATTTACATTTAGCGATAAAGCCCGGCAGCGATGCCTATTTTTATAACGGCTTATTAATCTATTTAGCCGAACAAGGTAAATTAGATAAAGATTACATCGCAAAACATTGCCATGGCTTCGAACAAGCATTAGAAACGGCAAAAAGCCAATTTTCTGATATTTCAGACGTTGCAATCGCTTGTGATATTGAACTCTCATTATTGCTTGAGAGCTATCAAATTTTTGCTGAAACGGACAAAGTGGTGACTTTTTTCTCGCAAGGTATCAATCAATCATCAAGCGGTGTGGATAAAGCTAACGCGATTATTAACTGTCATTTAGCGACAGGAAAAATAGGACGAGAGGGCGCAGGTGCCTTTTCAATTACTGGCCAACCGAATGCCATGGGTGGCCGAGAAGTGGGTGGTTTATCAACTCAACTTGCTGCGCATTTACATTTTGAAAATTCAAATGAAATAGATTTAGTTAAACGCTTTTGGCAAGCCCCCAATATTGCCACTAAGCCAGGTCTGAAAGCTGTAGATATGTTTGACGAGGTTAATTCAGGAAAGATTAAAGCCATTTGGATCATGGCAACAAACCCTGTGGTAAGTATGCCAAATGCTAACCTCGTAAAGCGAGCTTTAGAAAAATGCCCAATGGTTGTGGTGAGTGAATGTTATGAAAATACCGATACGATAAATTATGCTGATGTCGTTTTACCCGCAAGTACATGGGGTGAAAAGCAAGGTTCTGTCACTAATTCAGATAGAACAATATCTGTGCATCAAAGTATGATAAAAGCTCCTGGTGAAGCAAAAAATGATTGGCAAATAATTACAGATGTTGCACACAAGTTAGGTTTCAAAGATGCTTTTAATTATCAGCACGCTGTTGACATATTTAGAGAGCATGCAGCATTGTCTGGCTTCGAAAACAGTCATCCTCTGGCTGAAAAAAAGGCTGAAAAAGATATTTACCGCGTTTTTGATATTTCAGCCTTAGCTAACATTTCACAATCTGATTATGAAAACTTTATCCCGACTAAATGGCCGATTAATGTGGCGAACCCAAATGGGGTACAACGTATATTCACTGATGGTGTTTTTGCGACAAAAAACCAAAAAGCGAATTTCATTCCGATTATTGCACAGTTACCAAAAATATTACCTGATAAAACCCAAGTGGTGATGAATTCGGGGAGAATCCGAGATCAATGGCATACGATGTCGAGAACGGGCCGTGTCGCTAAGTTAATGACTCATTCTGACGAGCCATATATTGCAGTAAATCCTGATGACGCCCAACGTTTTCAATTAGCTGACAAACAACTCGCTGTACTTTCAAATTTGAGCGCTGACTATATTGGCCGAGTGAACATAACTAACGAACAACGCACCGGCGAAATTTTTGTACCTATCCATTGGAACGATAATTTTTCAGCTTCTGCTCGTGTTTCAGCTCTGGTGAACCCGATTACAGATGAACTGTGTGGGCAGCCCGAGCTTAAACACAGCCCGGTTAGAATCAAGCCGTTTAATGCGGTATGGTCAGGCTACTTAATTTCTTCACAAACGGTAAATTGCCCAACCAGTTACTGGAGTAAAATTCAGCTTGAACAAGGCCATAAATATCTATTATCTGATAAGCAAAAATTAGGCGATGATGAAACTATTTTAGCCAATATATATCCACAAATTGATGATTGGATAGTATTAAAAGATGCTCAACAAAATGTATTACGCATTGCGGGGTTTATTGATAACAAGTTGCATTGTTTTTTTGCTGCAAGCACTGATTTAAACCTGAAATTTAATAGCCGATATATTGAAGGGCAATTAAATAAAGCACTGCCAATAAAAACTCGTTTTGCGTTAATGTCAGGTATCGATAGCAATGGCAAAGGTGATGTGGGTGACATGATTTGTTCTTGTTTTCAGGTGGGTGAAAAAACCATACAAGAAGCGATTAAATCAGGGCAATGTAAATCAGTAGCAAGCCTAGGTGAAAAATTGCAATGTGGCACTAACTGCGGTTCATGTATTCCTGAATTGAAAACATTTTTTACCTAAAAAATACCATTCAATAGTTAGTCAACTATTCAGAGTATGAAGTAAGCTGTTTATTTTAATTTATTGCTGACACTTAAATTTCCAAACATACTTACCTTGACGCAGTTATTTAGAAAATACTTTCTTGAGTAGTTCAGTAGTTCGTTTTTCTGGATTCTCACGAATAGCCGCTTCTTCTTTGGCCAAATATTCAAATATGCCTGACAACGCTTGGGTTTTAACTAACTCAATTAAATCACTACTTATATCGGGAACAAATGGTAGCGATTGATATTTTGATATTATTTTATCGTATAAGGTTAATGCGCCGACATCAGCTAAGCTTTGTTTTATAATTGGATCCATGGCTTGAGCGATTGGACCTGACATTTGGCTTTTAAAATATTGTGTTGCTGCATCGTTCTCACCGTTATAAATCGTCTGAATGTCGATCAGTGTTAAGTTGTTTATCGCGTTTGATATAATAGGACCTGCGGCTGGTATTGCTTGTTCTGCAGCCTCGTTCAACTTAGCTTCAAGCTCATCGGTCCATTGTCCCATGCCTATTTTATCTAATATTTTCCCGGCGCTGGCCAATGCAGGTGGTAAATCAATATGTAAATTGGGGTTGTCGGCAAAAGCACCACTTTGTTGTAAGGTTTTTATCACTGATTCTGAACCAACTGACAGTGCTTGTTTTAGTGCTTTAGCTATTTGCTCATCACTTAGCACTAGCTGTGAAACATTATCCTCACCTGAGAGTAACTTCTTCGCTTTTTCCCACCAGCTATCTTGAGCAATAGCGGGTGAAATTAGCAAGATTGAACACAGGGCGATAACAGAAAATTTAGCGTATTTTTTAGTGCTTTGCATAATTTTATTTCCAAATTAATTCGCTAACATCAAAGTAAATCAATAACGTAATTATAATAATTCTGTAGCTTAAGTATTAGCACCAAAATGCAGATATTAGCGGTAGCAATAATTAAGTTATTGATGATTCGTTTCTGACAAGTTAGCTAGTTAGCCAAAAAGTCCTTTTAGCTTGTCTTTGAGTTTATCTTTAACTTTGTCTTTTACTTTATCTTTGGCTCCTGAACTAACATCGGGGCGTATTTTAATGTTATGAAACGGCCCTGTAATTTTTATCGGGATCACAACGCCAGCGTCAGTACTTTCTGCCGCTTGTCCTTGAGTTGAGGCCACTATTTTTGATTTAACTTGCAGATTTACGTTTGTTTTCGGTAGGTCTATGTCACCGGTGCCCGATATTCTGATAAAAGGATTATTCAAAGACAAATTATCTGTATTAGCGACACCGTTAGTTAGCGTAAATTTACCCGTTAAGGCAGCAAAATCTGTTTTATCAGCGTTGCTAAAGTCACTATCTAAACTGACCGCAGATAAGTTGCCTTGCATTATACTGCTGGCGCTCTTGGCAATTGCAGCTAAATTAACGCCTTTAACAGCACCATCAATAAAACTAATGTCGAGGTGGCCATTGAGTTGCTGAATAAAATCACGTTGGCTAATGCCTTTGGTTGACAGATCCCA includes the following:
- a CDS encoding NAD(P)/FAD-dependent oxidoreductase; the encoded protein is MANTESPTADMLRNKHCESITQIKPSLVIIGNGMATGRLLDEIIKRTPNKYQITVIGKENFGSYNRIMLSAVLAGDATIDSIMQKPPAWYKQHNINFLSGSEVTYIDNKAKVASLASKVQIHYDELIIATGSRTAKIPAKNQNIAGIFNFRDIADTEKIQAFAKQTSTSAKQAIVIGGGLLGLEAAYGLALSGVEVTLVHRNKWLLNRQLDKVAGVMLQSIMEQKNIKFALGHEVAAFESITEPNVDMKSAASSEILSGVTLTNGEFISAQMAVIATGITPNKALAETSNIDFNRAILVNDYMQTSDASISALGECCEHKQATFGLVDPIWAQCISLAERLCNNVQKPFQNAPVPTKLKVSGVQLFSAGDVEVSEGSECFTLLDNKALIYRKIMVKSGKISGIVLFGDVSSGMAYFELMQQQIIVNTMMPELLIGDEFVTTIEDEQKVSIA
- a CDS encoding nitrate reductase, with protein sequence MNDIIFTDKQSPASITGQTISKTNCPYCGVGCGIEATVENNKVIAVKGNVEHPANLGRLCVKGSSLHETQGLQNRILHPRVKGKNVSWDKATSTIADHFKATIAQYGPDSVAFYLSGQLLTEDYYVANKLMKGFIGSGNVDTNSRLCMASATAAHKRAFGEDVVAGCYDDLSSAEAIFIIGANPAYAHPIVYQRMIKAREENPARKIVVIDPRRTASAKDADLHLAIKPGSDAYFYNGLLIYLAEQGKLDKDYIAKHCHGFEQALETAKSQFSDISDVAIACDIELSLLLESYQIFAETDKVVTFFSQGINQSSSGVDKANAIINCHLATGKIGREGAGAFSITGQPNAMGGREVGGLSTQLAAHLHFENSNEIDLVKRFWQAPNIATKPGLKAVDMFDEVNSGKIKAIWIMATNPVVSMPNANLVKRALEKCPMVVVSECYENTDTINYADVVLPASTWGEKQGSVTNSDRTISVHQSMIKAPGEAKNDWQIITDVAHKLGFKDAFNYQHAVDIFREHAALSGFENSHPLAEKKAEKDIYRVFDISALANISQSDYENFIPTKWPINVANPNGVQRIFTDGVFATKNQKANFIPIIAQLPKILPDKTQVVMNSGRIRDQWHTMSRTGRVAKLMTHSDEPYIAVNPDDAQRFQLADKQLAVLSNLSADYIGRVNITNEQRTGEIFVPIHWNDNFSASARVSALVNPITDELCGQPELKHSPVRIKPFNAVWSGYLISSQTVNCPTSYWSKIQLEQGHKYLLSDKQKLGDDETILANIYPQIDDWIVLKDAQQNVLRIAGFIDNKLHCFFAASTDLNLKFNSRYIEGQLNKALPIKTRFALMSGIDSNGKGDVGDMICSCFQVGEKTIQEAIKSGQCKSVASLGEKLQCGTNCGSCIPELKTFFT
- a CDS encoding DUF4197 domain-containing protein; this translates as MQSTKKYAKFSVIALCSILLISPAIAQDSWWEKAKKLLSGEDNVSQLVLSDEQIAKALKQALSVGSESVIKTLQQSGAFADNPNLHIDLPPALASAGKILDKIGMGQWTDELEAKLNEAAEQAIPAAGPIISNAINNLTLIDIQTIYNGENDAATQYFKSQMSGPIAQAMDPIIKQSLADVGALTLYDKIISKYQSLPFVPDISSDLIELVKTQALSGIFEYLAKEEAAIRENPEKRTTELLKKVFSK